From Hermetia illucens chromosome 6, iHerIll2.2.curated.20191125, whole genome shotgun sequence, one genomic window encodes:
- the LOC119659785 gene encoding serine palmitoyltransferase 2-like isoform X2: MKMETAISRSVQEDELRLKGVGDFCIEDDEPKSNIFRISGKDSDSKDTVKCSDEVRGQTSLVQTPYLTSQKGTALDISFRESFEGIPLITAILTNLGFYILLLLGYINQLLFTPKVAKEKHRDGYPPLYDAFERFYLRYVYRRLKDLTNRPICSVPGANVTLLDRVTHDHGWTFEFTGTKTECLNLGSYNYLGFASGEGPCAEDAARIIGSNGLALCGSRREYGTTPLHMELERLTAEFLGTEDAIAFGMGFATNALNLPSLLSPGCLVVSDEKNHASIILGLKISGATTKVFKHNDMHDLERILRNAVVSGQPKTGAPWKKILIVVEGIYSMEGSIVRLPEVVALKKKYKTYIYLDEAHSVGAMGPNGRGIVDYFGMNPKDVDILMGTFTKSFGSSGGYLAGSKSLINFLRANSHAHCYASTMSPPTVQQIITSMKIVMGLDGTNEGSWRVAQLSRNTKYFRRRLAQMGVITYGHEDSPVIPMLVYLFSKIATVSRTLKDYRIAGVGVGFPATPILQGRIRFCISAAHTKEQLDFALKALEEISESLGLKYSRRPRDMNPIEY; encoded by the exons ATGAAAATGGAGACTGCAATATCACGTTCTGTTCAGGAGGACGAGTTGCGACTGAAAGGTGTAGGCGATTTCTGTATTGAAGATGATGAGCCTAAATCAAATATATTCCGGATAAGTGGAAAAGATTCAGATTCCAAAGATACTGTAAAGTGTTCAGATGAAGTGCGTGGACAGACCTCATTAGTGCAG ACACCTTACCTTACCTCGCAAAAGGGGACAGCACTCGACATAAGCTTCCGAGAGTCCTTTGAGGGTATCCCTCTCATCACTGCCATTCTTACAAATTTAGGATTTTACATTCTTCTGCTCCTGGGATACATAAATCAACTACTCTTCACACCAAAAGTTGCAAAGGAGAAGCACCGAGAT GGCTACCCTCCACTATACGACGCCTTCGAACGTTTCTACTTACGCTACGTCTACCGACGACTCAAGGATCTTACAAATCGTCCTATTTGCAGTGTTCCCGGTGCAAACGTGACACTATTAGATCGAGTTACACACGATCATGGCTGGACATTTGAGTTCACGGGAACCAAAACGGAGTGCCTCAACTTGGGATCATATAATTATTTAGGATTCGCAAGTGGTGAGGGTCCTTGTGCGGAAGATGCGGCCCGCATTATAGGAAGTAATGGTCTGGCCCTGTGCGGATCGCGGCGTGAGTACGGAACTACACCCCTACATATGGAACTGGAAAGACTCACTGCCGAGTTCCTTGGGACTGAAGATGCTATTGCATTCGGGATGGGATTCGCGACGAACGCTTTGAATTTACCGTCCTTATTGTCGCCCGGTTGCCTCGTGGTGAGCGATGAGAAAAATCATGCATCGATAATATTGGGGTTGAAAATTTCGGGTGCAACAACGAAGGTTTTTAAGCATAATGACATGCACGACTTGGAGAGGATATTGAGGAATGCTGTGGTTTCGGGTCAGCCAAAAACTGGCGCCCCATGGAAGAAAATTTTAATAGTGGTCGAGGGTATTTACAGCATGGAAGGATCAATAGTGAGACTGCCTGAAGTGGTCGCTCTGAAGAAGAAGTACAAAACGTATATTTACCTGGATGAAGCACACAGTGTCGGAGCAATGGGCCCCAATGGGAGAGGTATTGTCGATTATTTTGGAATGAATCCAAAAGATGTAGATATTTTGATGGGAACATTCACCAAGAGTTTCGGAAGTTCTGGAGGCTACTTAGCAGGGTCAAAG AGTCTGATAAACTTCCTACGAGCAAACAGCCATGCACATTGCTACGCAAGTACAATGTCTCCACCAACAGTGCAACAAATAATAACCTCCATGAAGATCGTAATGGGACTAGATGGAACAAACGAGGGTTCTTGGCGCGTAGCCCAGCTGTCAAGAAATACCAAGTATTTTCGAAGGAGGCTGGCTCAAATGGGAGTTATAACATATGGACACGAAGACTCACCAGTAATTCCAATGTTAGTCtatcttttctcaaaaattgC gacTGTGTCTCGAACTCTAAAGGATTATCGAATCGCAGGAGTTGGTGTTGGATTCCCCGCGACTCCTATATTACAGGGACGAATTCGGTTTTGTATTTCAGCAGCACATACAAAAGAGCAATTAGATTTCGCTCTTAAGGCTTTAGAGGAGATCAGCGAAAGTTTAGGGTTAAAGTACTCACGTAGGCCACGTGATATGAACCCAATAGAGTATTAG
- the LOC119659785 gene encoding serine palmitoyltransferase 2-like isoform X3, with product MNSKTPYLTSQKGTALDISFRESFEGIPLITAILTNLGFYILLLLGYINQLLFTPKVAKEKHRDGYPPLYDAFERFYLRYVYRRLKDLTNRPICSVPGANVTLLDRVTHDHGWTFEFTGTKTECLNLGSYNYLGFASGEGPCAEDAARIIGSNGLALCGSRREYGTTPLHMELERLTAEFLGTEDAIAFGMGFATNALNLPSLLSPGCLVVSDEKNHASIILGLKISGATTKVFKHNDMHDLERILRNAVVSGQPKTGAPWKKILIVVEGIYSMEGSIVRLPEVVALKKKYKTYIYLDEAHSVGAMGPNGRGIVDYFGMNPKDVDILMGTFTKSFGSSGGYLAGSKSLINFLRANSHAHCYASTMSPPTVQQIITSMKIVMGLDGTNEGSWRVAQLSRNTKYFRRRLAQMGVITYGHEDSPVIPMLVYLFSKIATVSRTLKDYRIAGVGVGFPATPILQGRIRFCISAAHTKEQLDFALKALEEISESLGLKYSRRPRDMNPIEY from the exons ATGAATTCGAAA ACACCTTACCTTACCTCGCAAAAGGGGACAGCACTCGACATAAGCTTCCGAGAGTCCTTTGAGGGTATCCCTCTCATCACTGCCATTCTTACAAATTTAGGATTTTACATTCTTCTGCTCCTGGGATACATAAATCAACTACTCTTCACACCAAAAGTTGCAAAGGAGAAGCACCGAGAT GGCTACCCTCCACTATACGACGCCTTCGAACGTTTCTACTTACGCTACGTCTACCGACGACTCAAGGATCTTACAAATCGTCCTATTTGCAGTGTTCCCGGTGCAAACGTGACACTATTAGATCGAGTTACACACGATCATGGCTGGACATTTGAGTTCACGGGAACCAAAACGGAGTGCCTCAACTTGGGATCATATAATTATTTAGGATTCGCAAGTGGTGAGGGTCCTTGTGCGGAAGATGCGGCCCGCATTATAGGAAGTAATGGTCTGGCCCTGTGCGGATCGCGGCGTGAGTACGGAACTACACCCCTACATATGGAACTGGAAAGACTCACTGCCGAGTTCCTTGGGACTGAAGATGCTATTGCATTCGGGATGGGATTCGCGACGAACGCTTTGAATTTACCGTCCTTATTGTCGCCCGGTTGCCTCGTGGTGAGCGATGAGAAAAATCATGCATCGATAATATTGGGGTTGAAAATTTCGGGTGCAACAACGAAGGTTTTTAAGCATAATGACATGCACGACTTGGAGAGGATATTGAGGAATGCTGTGGTTTCGGGTCAGCCAAAAACTGGCGCCCCATGGAAGAAAATTTTAATAGTGGTCGAGGGTATTTACAGCATGGAAGGATCAATAGTGAGACTGCCTGAAGTGGTCGCTCTGAAGAAGAAGTACAAAACGTATATTTACCTGGATGAAGCACACAGTGTCGGAGCAATGGGCCCCAATGGGAGAGGTATTGTCGATTATTTTGGAATGAATCCAAAAGATGTAGATATTTTGATGGGAACATTCACCAAGAGTTTCGGAAGTTCTGGAGGCTACTTAGCAGGGTCAAAG AGTCTGATAAACTTCCTACGAGCAAACAGCCATGCACATTGCTACGCAAGTACAATGTCTCCACCAACAGTGCAACAAATAATAACCTCCATGAAGATCGTAATGGGACTAGATGGAACAAACGAGGGTTCTTGGCGCGTAGCCCAGCTGTCAAGAAATACCAAGTATTTTCGAAGGAGGCTGGCTCAAATGGGAGTTATAACATATGGACACGAAGACTCACCAGTAATTCCAATGTTAGTCtatcttttctcaaaaattgC gacTGTGTCTCGAACTCTAAAGGATTATCGAATCGCAGGAGTTGGTGTTGGATTCCCCGCGACTCCTATATTACAGGGACGAATTCGGTTTTGTATTTCAGCAGCACATACAAAAGAGCAATTAGATTTCGCTCTTAAGGCTTTAGAGGAGATCAGCGAAAGTTTAGGGTTAAAGTACTCACGTAGGCCACGTGATATGAACCCAATAGAGTATTAG